One Mycolicibacterium fortuitum subsp. fortuitum genomic window carries:
- a CDS encoding GAP family protein — protein MTESWGSVLAELIPLALVVALSPLSIIPAVLVLHSPRPRPTGLAFLTGWLVGLAALTTIFVGVSGMLGGLNAAPTWASWLRVVVGAALIVFGVYRFLTRAKSEHMPSWMTSLSKLTPVKAGAAGVVLTVVNPKVLFICAAAGLAIGSAGLGQPGVWAAGLYYVVAAGSTVALPILAYAVSGERLDPALNRLKEWMERNHAVLVAAILVVIGVLVLYKGIHVL, from the coding sequence ATGACGGAAAGCTGGGGTTCGGTTCTGGCCGAACTCATCCCGCTCGCACTGGTGGTGGCCTTGTCGCCGCTGTCGATCATTCCGGCGGTCCTGGTGCTGCACAGCCCACGCCCGCGACCGACAGGCCTGGCCTTCCTCACCGGATGGCTCGTCGGCCTCGCCGCGCTGACCACCATCTTCGTCGGTGTCTCCGGCATGCTCGGCGGGCTCAACGCCGCCCCGACATGGGCGTCATGGCTACGCGTCGTGGTGGGCGCCGCCCTCATCGTCTTCGGCGTCTACCGCTTTCTCACCCGGGCGAAGTCTGAACATATGCCCAGTTGGATGACCAGCCTCAGCAAGCTCACGCCGGTCAAGGCGGGAGCCGCCGGCGTAGTTCTCACCGTGGTGAACCCCAAGGTCCTGTTCATCTGCGCGGCAGCAGGATTGGCCATCGGCAGTGCCGGCCTCGGCCAGCCCGGGGTGTGGGCGGCAGGGCTGTACTACGTGGTGGCCGCCGGGTCGACGGTGGCCCTGCCCATCCTGGCGTACGCGGTGTCCGGCGAGCGCCTGGATCCCGCGCTGAACCGGCTCAAGGAATGGATGGAGCGCAACCACGCGGTGTTGGTTGCCGCCATTCTCGTGGTGATCGGCGTGCTCGTGCTCTACAAAGGAATACACGTCCTATAG
- a CDS encoding macrolide family glycosyltransferase — MHPASHIAVVAASAPSHMYPHLAVVTELARRGHRVSYAVGGHLADLVGPTGADIIACTSVLPGAPGAPESFDETDPVAGMRLFLDEAVHVLPQLHAALDDDRPDLVLYDIGGMAGPVAAGQWDVPSAQLSPSEVAWEGYHEDMAEVLGPIFARPGGRAYRRAFDEWLIESGTGLTFDEVTGAPRRCLALIPRVMQRNADRVGDRYRFVGPCIDPRREEPGDWSPPDGDGPLALLAFGTAYTDRADVYRNVIEALDGQGWRLVLSTGRTGIEDLGSVPQWVQARKTVPQPAVLQRADCFITHAGMGSCTEGLWFGVPMVAVPQAVDQPANAARLQALGVGRHLQDHLPSVATIRDAVLGVAADHRVRARLDVIRGEIRAHGGPEHAADAVEDIVAGRW, encoded by the coding sequence TCACCGAGCTGGCGCGCCGCGGTCATCGGGTGAGTTACGCGGTCGGCGGGCACCTGGCCGATCTGGTCGGTCCGACCGGAGCCGACATCATCGCCTGCACCTCAGTGCTGCCCGGAGCGCCCGGTGCGCCCGAATCCTTCGACGAAACCGACCCGGTGGCCGGCATGCGCTTGTTCCTCGACGAGGCGGTGCACGTCCTGCCGCAGCTTCACGCCGCGCTCGACGACGATCGGCCCGATCTCGTGCTCTACGACATCGGCGGCATGGCCGGGCCGGTGGCCGCCGGTCAGTGGGACGTGCCGTCAGCTCAACTGTCGCCGAGTGAAGTGGCTTGGGAGGGCTATCACGAAGACATGGCCGAGGTGCTGGGCCCCATCTTCGCCCGCCCCGGCGGACGGGCCTACCGCCGCGCATTCGACGAGTGGCTGATCGAGTCCGGAACGGGATTGACCTTCGACGAGGTGACCGGCGCACCCCGTCGCTGTCTGGCGCTGATCCCCCGTGTGATGCAACGCAACGCCGACCGGGTCGGCGACCGCTACCGGTTCGTCGGGCCGTGTATCGATCCGCGCCGCGAAGAACCCGGTGACTGGAGCCCTCCGGACGGCGACGGCCCGCTGGCACTGCTGGCGTTCGGCACGGCCTACACCGACCGAGCCGACGTGTACCGCAACGTCATCGAGGCTCTCGACGGGCAGGGCTGGCGGTTGGTGCTTTCCACCGGACGCACCGGAATCGAGGATTTGGGCAGTGTCCCGCAGTGGGTTCAGGCGCGCAAGACCGTGCCGCAGCCGGCCGTGTTGCAACGGGCCGACTGCTTCATCACCCACGCCGGCATGGGCTCGTGCACGGAGGGCTTGTGGTTCGGCGTGCCGATGGTGGCGGTTCCGCAGGCCGTCGATCAGCCCGCCAATGCCGCCCGTCTGCAGGCTCTGGGTGTCGGCCGTCATCTCCAGGACCATCTCCCCAGCGTGGCGACGATCCGCGACGCGGTGCTCGGTGTCGCGGCCGACCATCGGGTCCGGGCGAGACTCGACGTCATTCGCGGCGAGATCCGTGCCCATGGCGGGCCGGAACACGCCGCCGATGCCGTCGAGGACATTGTCGCCGGGCGCTGGTGA